Below is a genomic region from Puniceicoccaceae bacterium.
TAGGAAGTCACTCCACCCGCCACAGCCGCCATGGATTCTGTGCGGATGGTTCCTTTCTTCGGAAACCCGGGTTCGCGAAAATGGACCTGGTCGTCAATCAGTCCTGGCAGAACCCAGGCACCAGCAACATCGATGACACGATCTGCGCGGGAGGACGGCACCGCTGAGCAAATGCGCTCGATGCGACCGTCACGCAAGATGAGATGCGCTTCCTGCTGGATGCCTTCATTGACGACGCGGCCATTGAGCAGATGAATCGTTTCAGTCATGATGACTCAACGATGTGTCAAAACCGCCCCGGATACAATCCGAGATTGCGGAATCCGCACTGCATTTCCCGCTTAGGCTCCAATCCACTGCTGTGAGGAAAAGACTCCTTAAGCCCTTGGATTTTTCATCAATTTCTGGGCCATCAGGAATTGCAGGCGGGTTTCCATCTGCTCAATTTCGGAAGGATCCATGTTTTGATTCTTCGCTGCCTCCAGAGCTTCCTCCGCTCTCTTTTGCGCGGCTTCGATCGTGCCCAAGTCCACATCATCAATGTCCACGGCACCCTCCACCAAAATGGCAACTCGGCTACCGATGACCTCAGCAAAGCCCTTGTCGACGGCAATGCGATCCGTTTCCACGCCCTGCGTCAGGCGCAGCTCACCACGCACCACCTTTGCAAGCAGTGGAACGTGACCCGGCAGTATGCCGGTTTCGCCCAACTCGGTCGGAATGATCACAGAATCCACCTCTCGCGAGAGCAACTTGCCCTCCGGCGTGACGATTTCTACTTGAAGCGACATGGCAGTGTTGATTGTTCCCGCAGCTTGGAGCGAACCCACCTTTGGCTGTCGGGTGGGTTCACGAGATACGGTTTA
It encodes:
- the atpC gene encoding ATP synthase F1 subunit epsilon, with translation MSLQVEIVTPEGKLLSREVDSVIIPTELGETGILPGHVPLLAKVVRGELRLTQGVETDRIAVDKGFAEVIGSRVAILVEGAVDIDDVDLGTIEAAQKRAEEALEAAKNQNMDPSEIEQMETRLQFLMAQKLMKNPRA